Sequence from the Piscinibacter sp. HJYY11 genome:
AGGTTGAGCAACACCTCGTGGTGCGGTACCTCGCGCACCTGCTCGCTCAGCCAGACCGGGGTGTCGCGCAGGCGGGCCGCAGGTGCCTGGCCCGGCCGTGCGTAGACATGCGGCACGAAGTCGAGGGGCTCGAAGACCCATAGCTGCTTGTCGAATCGCGCGAGGACGTCTGCTGGTGCGCAGACCACCACTTTGGCGCCTCGGCGCACCGCTTTGCGCAGCAGGCGGCACGCATAGGCCATGCGGTCAGGCACGTTGAAATGGAAGCTGACCTCGGTCACGGCGACGGCCGGATGAAACGTCAACGCGCCTGCGACAGCACGAAGTGCGTCAGCAACGGCACCGGCCGACCGGTCGAGCCCTTGGCGGCGCCCGACTTCCAGGCCGTGCCCGCGATGTCGAGGTGGGCCCAGCGGTACTTGCCGGTGAACTTCTTGAGGAACATCGCCGCCGTCACCGCACCGGCCGCTCGCGGGCCGACGTTGCCCATGTCGGCGAAGTTGCTCTTCAGGCCTTCGGCGTATTCCTCGTCGAGCGGCATGCGCCACGCCGGGTCGAGGGAGGCGCGGCTGGCCGCAATGAGCTCATCGGCCAGGGCGTCGTCGGGCGAGAAGAGACCGGTGTTGTGGTGGCCGAGGGCGATCACGCAGGCCCCGGTGAGCGTGGCCACGTCGACCACGGCCGCAGGCTTGAAACGCTCGGCGTAGGTGAGCGCATCGCAGAGGATCAGCCGGCCTTCGGCGTCGGTGTTCAGGATCTCGATGGTCTGGCCGGACATGCTCGTGACGACGTCGCCCGGCTTGACCGAGCGGCCGTCGGGCATGTTCTCGCAGGCCGGCACGATGACGACAACGTTCACCTTGGGCTTGAGTTCGGCCACGGCGCGCAGGGTGCCCAGCACGCTGGCGGCACCGCACATGTCGAACTTCATCTCGTCCATCTCGGCCGCGGGTTTGATGGAGATGCCGCCGGTGTCGAAGGTAATGCCCTTGCCGACGAGCACGATGGGCGCCTGCGTCTTGGCCGCGCCGTTGTAGCGGGCCACGATGAACTTCAAGGGCTCATGCGAGCCCTGGGCGACGGCGAGGAAGGAGCCCATGCCGAGCTTCTCGACGTCCTTGCGGTCGAGCACCTCGACCTTGAGCTCGTGCTCGCGGCCGAGCTTCCTGGCCTGGTCGGCCAGGTAGGTCGGCGTGCAGTGGTTGGCCGGGCGGTTGCCGAGGTTTCGCGCAAAGGTCACGCCCGCCGCGATGGCCTGGCCGCGCTGCAGACCGGCCTGCACGGCCTTGGTCTGCGCCTTGGTGCAGACGAGCGTGAGCTTGTCGAGCGGCGACGCTGCCGGTGCGCTGGGCTTGGTATCGCGGTACTGATAGAGCGCGTCGGCCGCGGCCGTGGCGGCGGCTTCGGCGTGCGCCTCGTCCAGCTCCGCGCCGACCAGTGCCACCGCCACGTGGCGTGCGCCGAGGCCCTTGATCTGGCCCACGCCGCCGGCCACTGCCGACTTGAATTCCTTCACCCCGCCCTTGCCGGCCGCGACCGCGAGCACGCGCGCCACTTTCACGCCGGCCGGTCGGTGCAGGTAGAGCTTGTTGCCGGCCTTGAGCTTCCAGTCGTGCTGCGCCAGCGCGTCGTTCAGCGGTGAGGCGAGCTTGGCATCGAGCGACGCATCGACCGCCTCGCCCACGACCACCAGCAGCAGCGCATCGGCAGCAATGGAAGACAAGGCCGCAGGTGCGGCGATCTGATGACGGAAGTCCATAATGCGGCGGCCCTACGAGATGATCCAACGATGTTATTCGATTCCTCTCTGAGAAGAGACCTGTCGCGATCCTTCGGCGCCACGCTGGTGGTCATCCTCACCATCGTGGTGACGATGATGCTGATCCGCACGCTCGGGCAGGCCGCGGTGGGCCGCATCGCACCGCAGGACGTGGTGCTGCTGCTGGGCTATTTCGCCCTCGCCCACCTGCCGACGATGCTCGCGCTCTCGCTGTTCATCTCGGTCGTGGCCACGCTCGGCCGCATGTACCGCGAGAGCGAGATGGCCATCTGGTTCGCAAGCGGCGTGGGCCTCTCCCGCTTCGTGCGGCCGGTGCTGCGCGTGAGCTGGCCGGTGCTGCTGGTGGTGGCGCTGCTGGTGCTCTTCGTGTGGCCGTGGGTCAACCAGAAGAGCAACGAGATGCGCGAGCGTTTCGAGCAGCGCTCCGACCTGTCGCGCGTGGCGCCCGGCCAGTTCCAGACCTCCCGCGACGGGCAGCGCGTGTTCTTCATCGAACGCTCCACCGACAACGGCCGTGATGCGCGCAACGTGTTCATCCTCGCGCGGCAAGGCGACAGCGAGTCGGTGACCTCGGCCCGCAGCGGCCGCATCGAGAACACGCCCGAGGCCAACTTCCTCGTGCTCGACCGGGGCCAGCGCAACGAGCAGAACCTGAAGAGCAACGAGAAGACCGTCTCGAGCTTCGAGACCTACCGCGTGCAGGCCGGCGAAAAGGCGCTCAGCGGCGTGGACAAGCTGCCGCCCAAGGCGCAGCGCAGTGCCGAGCTCGTGCGCGACACCGACCCGGCTGGCCGAGGCGAGCTGGCCTGGCGGCTCGGCCTGGCGCTCGGTGCGGGCAACCTGCTGCTGCTGGGCATCGGCCTGTCGGCCACGTCGCCACGGCGTGCCAGCAACTGGAACCTGCTCTTCGCGCTGCTCGCCTTCGTCGTCTACTACAACCTCATCAACCTGAGCAAAGCCTGGGTCTCGAGCGGCAAGCTGGAGATGGGCGCGGCGCTGGCCGTGATCCACGGCGGCGCCTTCCTGGCGGCGCTCGCCTTGATCTGGTGGCGCGACCACGGCACGCACCTGCAGCTGCGGCCGAGGCGCCCAACCTCGACGGTGGCGCCCGCATGAGGACTGTCCGCCGCCTGCTTTATCGCGATATCGTGTCGTCGGTGCTCTTCGTGGCGCTGGCGTTCCTGTCACTCTTCTTCTTCATCGACTTCGTCGACGAGCTGGCCGACGTGGGCAAGGGCTACACCGCCTTTCATGCAGCGCTTCACTCGGTGCTGGAGCTCCCCGGGCACCTGTACGAGCTGGTGCCGATCGCCGTGCTGATCGGCACCATCTACGCCTTGTCGCGCATGGCGCAATCGTCGGAGTTCACCATCCTGCGCACCGGTGGGCTCGCACCAGGGCGGGCGCTTTCGCTGCTGGCGGGGCTGGGCGCGGTCTTCGCCGTCCTGACCTTCGTGGTGGGCGACTATCTCGCGCCGCTCAGCGAGCGCGCCGCGACCATGGTGCAGACACGCGCGAAAGGCGGCTTCAGCGTGGGCGGCTCCGGGGCCTGGCTGAAGGACAAGAGCATGACGCCACAAGGCGAGCGTTCGTACTCGATCAACGTCGGCCGCGCGACCTCGGGCGGCGAACTCGCCAACATCCGCATCTTCGAGTTCGATGCCAACGGCCGGCTGCTGCGGCGCATCGGCGCCGGCAGCGGCTCCGTCAACCAGGACGGCGTCTGGTCACTCGCCGACGTGACCCTCACCGACTGGAGCACCGTCGGTGCGCCGGACTTCCAGCCCAGCGTCAACGAAGAGAAACGCCCGGCCTACGAATGGGCCAGCACCTTGCCGGCCAGCGTGGTGGCGGCCGCCGTGCTCCCCGAGAAGTCGATGTCGACCCTGGAGCTCTTTCGCTACATCACCCACCTGGCCGACAACGAGCAGGCCGCACAGCGCTACGAGATCCGCTTCTGGAAACGCGCGCTCTACCCGCTTGCCTGCCTGGTGATGGTGGCCCTGGCCCTGCCCTTCGCCTACCTGCACGGGCGCGCCGGCGGCGTGAGCCTCAAGGTCTTCGGCGGGATCATGCTGGGCATCAGCTTCGTGCTGCTCAACAACGTGGCCTCGCACCTCGGCCTTCTGCAAGGCTGGACACCCTGGATCGTGGCGGCCACGCCGAGCCTGATCTACCTGCTGTTGTCGCTGGCGGCGTTCAGCTGGCTCGTGAGGTACCGATGAGCACGACTGGCCTGCTGCTCTTCGCGCACGGCGCGCGTGACCCGAACTGGGCCCTTCCCTTCGAGGCCGTGGCGCAGATCGTGCGCCAGCAGCGGCCCGGGATGCCAGTGGTGCTCGCCTTCCTGGAGTTCATGAGCCCCACCTTGCCGGTGGCCGGTGCGGCGCTCGCCGCCCAAGGCTGCACCGAGGTGGCCGTGGTGCCGCTTTTCCTTGGGGCGGGCGGCCATGTGCGCAAGGACCTGCCGGCCTTGCTCGCCGAACTGGCCGCGGTCTACCCGCAGGTCACCTGGTCCTTGCAGCCGGCCATCGGCGAGGTCGACAGCGTGGTCCGGGCCATGGCCGAAGCGGCGCTCAAGCTCGCCTCCTAATACTCTCAGTGGAATAATCCAGACAGCTCACATACTGCTCTGGATATATGAACCTTCACCAGTTCCGGTTTGTCCAAGAGGCGGTCCGGCGCGACCTCAACCTGACCGAGACCGCCAAGGCGCTCTTCACCTCGCAGCCCGGCATTTCCAAGGCCATCCTTGAGCTCGAAGGCGAGCTCGGGGTCGACATCTTCGCCCGGCACGGCAAGCGCCTGCGCCGGGTCACCGAGCCCGGCCAGCACGTGCTGGCGAGCATCGAGATCATCATGCGCGAGGTCAACAACCTGAAGCGCATCGGCGAAGAGTTCTCCAAGCAGGACAGCGGCACGCTCTCGATCGCCACCACCCACAGCCAGGCCCGTTACTTCCTGCCCGAGCCGCTGGCCCAGCTGCGCAAGCGCTTCCCCAAGGTCAACATCAGCTTGCACCAGGGTTCGCCCGCGCAGGTGGCGCAGATGCTGCACGAGGAGGTGGCCGACATCGGCATCGCCACCGAAGCCATCGGCGACGTGGACGAGTTGGTCGCCCTGCCCTGCTACGAATGGCAGCACGCCGTGGTGATGCCCCCCAGCCACCCGCTGGCGCAGGCCGAGCGCCTGAGCCTGGAAGACCTGGCGCGCGAGCCCATCGTGACCTACCACCCGTCGTTCAGCGGCCGCACCCGCGTCGACCAGGCGTTCACCGCCCGTCACCTGAAGCCCAACATCGTGCTGGAGGCCATCGACGCCGACGTCATCAAGACCTACGTGCGCCTCGGGCTGGGCATCGGCATCGTTTCCGAGATCGCGGTGCGCGACGACCCGCCCGGTGGCGACCTGATCTCCCGGCCGGTCGGGCATCTCTTCGGCCGCAGCATCACGCGCGTGGCCTTCAAGCGCGGCGCCTACCTGCGCAACTTCGTCTTCGCCTTCGCCGAGATGCTGTCGGAGCGGCTCAACCGCGCGCTCATCACCAAGGCGATGAGCTCCCGTGACGCCCACGGCGGCCCCCAGGACACCACCGACTACCAGCTCTGAACACGCGACCATGAGCACGACCTTCGCCACGCCCCGGATCACCAGCCGCCTGCCGCAGGTCGGCACCACCATCTTCACCGTGATGTCTGCGCTGGCGCAGCAGCACAACGCCGTCAACCTCGGCCAGGGCTTCCCGGATTTCGACTGCGACCCCCGCCTGCTCGACGCCGTGAACGCCGCCATGCGCCGCGGCCTCAACCAGTACCCGCCGATGGCGGGCGTGCTGCCGCTGCGTGAAGCCATCGCCCAGAAGATCGCGCGGATCTACGGCCACGGCTACGACCCGGTCCACGAGATCACCATCACCGCGGGCGCCACGCAGGCCATCCTGACCGCCATCCTTGCCATCGTGCACCCAGGCGACGAAGTCATCGTGCTCGACCCGAGCTACGACAGCTACGAGCCCAACATCGAACTGGCCGGTGGCCGCGCCGTGCATGTGCCGCTCACGCCGCGCACCTTCCGCCCCGACTTCGACCGCATCTCCGCAGCCATCAGCCCGCGCACCCGTGCCATCCTCATCAACACGCCGCACAACCCGAGCGCCACTGTCTGGTCGGCTGACGACATGCGGCGCCTGGCCGAGCTGCTGCGCCCGACCGACGTCCTCGTGATCGCCGACGAGGTCTACGAGCACATGGTGTTCGATGGCGCGCAGCACGAGAGCGTGTCGCGCAGCCCCGAACTGGCGGCGCGCAGCTTTGTCGTGTCGAGCTTCGGCAAGACCTACCACGTGACGGGCTGGAAGGTCGGTTATGTGGCCGCCCCGGCAACGCTGATGGCGGAATTCCGCAAGGTCCACCAGTTCAACGTGTTCACCGTCAACACGCCGGTGCAGCACGGCCTGGCCGACTACATGGCGGACCCGGCACCCTACGAGCAACTGGCGGGCTTCTACCAGCGCAAGCGCGACCTCTTCCGCAGCGGCCTCGCCTCGACCCGGCTCAAGCTGCTGCCCACCACCGGCAGCTATTTCCAGAGCGTCGACTATTCGGAAGTGAGCGACCTGAACGAAGAAGCGTTTTGCCGCTGGCTCACGAGCGAAGTCGGCGTGGCGGCGATCCCGCTGTCGGCGTTCTACCCCGGCGGCTTCGAGCAGAAGCTGGCCCGATTCTGCTTCGCCAAGAAAGACGAGACGCTGAAGCTCGCGCTCGAGCGTCTCAACGCTTGCTTTTCTTGAACTCGAACTCTTCCAGCGTCAGCGACGGCTGTTCGGTGGAGACGTCGAGGTCGAGCGAGAAGCTTGCGAGTGGCTCGGCCTTCTCCGCCGACGCCGGCACGCTGGTCACCGTCGGCGCCGGCTCGCCACCGAGGGGCAGCAGGAGGTCGACTCCCTCCACGTCGACGGCACGCTCGGCCAGGTCACGCGCAGTGCTGTAGAGGAAAAGCAGCTCGCGATAGGCAGGCACGTCGAAGGTCGGCCCGGCATCACGGCGGAAGAGTGCCGTGTCGAGCAGCTCCATCGCCTGCGAAGGCCGGTTCCACACGTCCTGCAGGCGCTGCATCACCTCGGGGTAGCCCTCGAGGTTGAGGCCGTCTTCCGGGTCCACGTCCCACTCGGGCGCGTAGGCATTGAAGCGGCGGTTGAAGCGCTCGCGGATGCGGTCGTACGGCTCGCGCTCGCCACGGCGGCGGTAGATCTCGAGCAGCTTCAGATAGGGCAAGGGGCTCACCCCGCCGGTGCTGCGCACATGGCCCATCAACAGGTCGATGGCGGCTTCATCCTGGCCGAGCACCACGAAAAACTCGGCCTGCTGCTCGAGATCGATCAGCTCTTCGGCCGACATGGGACGGCGTGGCTCGACCACCGCATCGGGCTCGGCAGCGCGCAGCGTGGGCACCGGTGCAGCAGGCGGCGGCAGAGGCTCCGATGGCGGTGTGAGGGTCGGCAGCGGAGACGGTGCGGAGATCACACCGGGGATGCTGAGCGCCTTGGCCTCCTCCGTCATCTCACCCAGCGGCTCGGGCGCCACGCCAGCCCCTGCCGCGTGCTGGTCACCCCACCATGCCGCAGCCGCTCGATCGCGGCGCCGCAGCCACCACATGGCGACGAGCGCGCTGGTCAGCAGCACGCACACCACGACCAGCAGATAGACGAGCGGGTTTGCATAGCGGCTGGCTTCGGCGGCTCGCACGCGCGCCTGCATGTCGTCCAGCGCCTTCTGGGTGACCTGACTGTCGGCTCGCAGCTTCAGCAGCGACGCTTCCATCGCCTTCAGGCGCTCCAGTTCCTCTTGCCGTTGCGCGACCTCGGGGTCGACATGGCGCCGCGCCGCGCCAGAGGCCGGCTCCTGCGGTGCAGTGCCGAGCCGCGTCTCCATCTGCAGCTGCGGAACGACGAGCGCATCGGTTTCGACGGGGTCCAGTCGAAGCATCGGGCCGCGCGGCTTGGCGGGAGCAGCCGGCGCAGCACGTGTCTCGCGAGCAGTACGTGCCGGTGGTGCCACGGTGGGCGCCACAGCAGGGCCGGTCGACGACGAGCCGGCCGCGTCGCCGCGCCGCTTGCGCGCACGTGGCGGCGCGGCGGGTGAGGCGGCCGGGGCGGAGGCCTCTGCGGCCGGCGGCACGGCCGCGAGCACCGGGGACACCGCGGTCTCGGCTCGATCGGGTGCCCAGCCGTCCTGGCCCGAGGCGGTGGTGGTCGCGCCCGGTGGATCGGCGAGCAACGTGAAGTTGCGTGAAAGGCTCGAAGGGCAGCCCAGTTGCAGATGCACGGCGACCACGGGCTCGTCGACCGCCTGAGTGGTCGTCACGCGGATGCGTCGCTCTCCCGTCGTGGCCGTCTCCAGGCGCGTGCGCACCACGCTCTCGGGCAGCACACGGTCACCGAAGCTCACCTCGGCCTTGACACAACGGGTCTCGATGGATTCGCCAGCGTCGAGTCGCACGGCGATGGTGAAGTTGAGAGGCTGGCCCAACACGGCTGCCGAACCGACCCTGCCAAGGCCCAGCGCCGTCGCCGCATCCATGCCCAACGCAAGGGCCAGGAACAGTGCGAGCGAGGGCAAAAATCTCTGCATTCTTGGGGCAGCGGGGTAGCGAGTCACTCTAGCATGAAG
This genomic interval carries:
- a CDS encoding leucyl aminopeptidase; this translates as MDFRHQIAAPAALSSIAADALLLVVVGEAVDASLDAKLASPLNDALAQHDWKLKAGNKLYLHRPAGVKVARVLAVAAGKGGVKEFKSAVAGGVGQIKGLGARHVAVALVGAELDEAHAEAAATAAADALYQYRDTKPSAPAASPLDKLTLVCTKAQTKAVQAGLQRGQAIAAGVTFARNLGNRPANHCTPTYLADQARKLGREHELKVEVLDRKDVEKLGMGSFLAVAQGSHEPLKFIVARYNGAAKTQAPIVLVGKGITFDTGGISIKPAAEMDEMKFDMCGAASVLGTLRAVAELKPKVNVVVIVPACENMPDGRSVKPGDVVTSMSGQTIEILNTDAEGRLILCDALTYAERFKPAAVVDVATLTGACVIALGHHNTGLFSPDDALADELIAASRASLDPAWRMPLDEEYAEGLKSNFADMGNVGPRAAGAVTAAMFLKKFTGKYRWAHLDIAGTAWKSGAAKGSTGRPVPLLTHFVLSQAR
- a CDS encoding FimV family protein, with the protein product MPSLALFLALALGMDAATALGLGRVGSAAVLGQPLNFTIAVRLDAGESIETRCVKAEVSFGDRVLPESVVRTRLETATTGERRIRVTTTQAVDEPVVAVHLQLGCPSSLSRNFTLLADPPGATTTASGQDGWAPDRAETAVSPVLAAVPPAAEASAPAASPAAPPRARKRRGDAAGSSSTGPAVAPTVAPPARTARETRAAPAAPAKPRGPMLRLDPVETDALVVPQLQMETRLGTAPQEPASGAARRHVDPEVAQRQEELERLKAMEASLLKLRADSQVTQKALDDMQARVRAAEASRYANPLVYLLVVVCVLLTSALVAMWWLRRRDRAAAAWWGDQHAAGAGVAPEPLGEMTEEAKALSIPGVISAPSPLPTLTPPSEPLPPPAAPVPTLRAAEPDAVVEPRRPMSAEELIDLEQQAEFFVVLGQDEAAIDLLMGHVRSTGGVSPLPYLKLLEIYRRRGEREPYDRIRERFNRRFNAYAPEWDVDPEDGLNLEGYPEVMQRLQDVWNRPSQAMELLDTALFRRDAGPTFDVPAYRELLFLYSTARDLAERAVDVEGVDLLLPLGGEPAPTVTSVPASAEKAEPLASFSLDLDVSTEQPSLTLEEFEFKKSKR
- the lptF gene encoding LPS export ABC transporter permease LptF, whose translation is MLFDSSLRRDLSRSFGATLVVILTIVVTMMLIRTLGQAAVGRIAPQDVVLLLGYFALAHLPTMLALSLFISVVATLGRMYRESEMAIWFASGVGLSRFVRPVLRVSWPVLLVVALLVLFVWPWVNQKSNEMRERFEQRSDLSRVAPGQFQTSRDGQRVFFIERSTDNGRDARNVFILARQGDSESVTSARSGRIENTPEANFLVLDRGQRNEQNLKSNEKTVSSFETYRVQAGEKALSGVDKLPPKAQRSAELVRDTDPAGRGELAWRLGLALGAGNLLLLGIGLSATSPRRASNWNLLFALLAFVVYYNLINLSKAWVSSGKLEMGAALAVIHGGAFLAALALIWWRDHGTHLQLRPRRPTSTVAPA
- a CDS encoding DNA polymerase III subunit chi encodes the protein MTEVSFHFNVPDRMAYACRLLRKAVRRGAKVVVCAPADVLARFDKQLWVFEPLDFVPHVYARPGQAPAARLRDTPVWLSEQVREVPHHEVLLNLGHELVDGFEGFARVIELVSHDGEDRQAGRARWKHYSDRGYEIARHDVAQEPQS
- a CDS encoding sirohydrochlorin chelatase gives rise to the protein MSTTGLLLFAHGARDPNWALPFEAVAQIVRQQRPGMPVVLAFLEFMSPTLPVAGAALAAQGCTEVAVVPLFLGAGGHVRKDLPALLAELAAVYPQVTWSLQPAIGEVDSVVRAMAEAALKLAS
- a CDS encoding pyridoxal phosphate-dependent aminotransferase, with the protein product MSTTFATPRITSRLPQVGTTIFTVMSALAQQHNAVNLGQGFPDFDCDPRLLDAVNAAMRRGLNQYPPMAGVLPLREAIAQKIARIYGHGYDPVHEITITAGATQAILTAILAIVHPGDEVIVLDPSYDSYEPNIELAGGRAVHVPLTPRTFRPDFDRISAAISPRTRAILINTPHNPSATVWSADDMRRLAELLRPTDVLVIADEVYEHMVFDGAQHESVSRSPELAARSFVVSSFGKTYHVTGWKVGYVAAPATLMAEFRKVHQFNVFTVNTPVQHGLADYMADPAPYEQLAGFYQRKRDLFRSGLASTRLKLLPTTGSYFQSVDYSEVSDLNEEAFCRWLTSEVGVAAIPLSAFYPGGFEQKLARFCFAKKDETLKLALERLNACFS
- a CDS encoding CysB family HTH-type transcriptional regulator yields the protein MNLHQFRFVQEAVRRDLNLTETAKALFTSQPGISKAILELEGELGVDIFARHGKRLRRVTEPGQHVLASIEIIMREVNNLKRIGEEFSKQDSGTLSIATTHSQARYFLPEPLAQLRKRFPKVNISLHQGSPAQVAQMLHEEVADIGIATEAIGDVDELVALPCYEWQHAVVMPPSHPLAQAERLSLEDLAREPIVTYHPSFSGRTRVDQAFTARHLKPNIVLEAIDADVIKTYVRLGLGIGIVSEIAVRDDPPGGDLISRPVGHLFGRSITRVAFKRGAYLRNFVFAFAEMLSERLNRALITKAMSSRDAHGGPQDTTDYQL
- the lptG gene encoding LPS export ABC transporter permease LptG, translating into MRTVRRLLYRDIVSSVLFVALAFLSLFFFIDFVDELADVGKGYTAFHAALHSVLELPGHLYELVPIAVLIGTIYALSRMAQSSEFTILRTGGLAPGRALSLLAGLGAVFAVLTFVVGDYLAPLSERAATMVQTRAKGGFSVGGSGAWLKDKSMTPQGERSYSINVGRATSGGELANIRIFEFDANGRLLRRIGAGSGSVNQDGVWSLADVTLTDWSTVGAPDFQPSVNEEKRPAYEWASTLPASVVAAAVLPEKSMSTLELFRYITHLADNEQAAQRYEIRFWKRALYPLACLVMVALALPFAYLHGRAGGVSLKVFGGIMLGISFVLLNNVASHLGLLQGWTPWIVAATPSLIYLLLSLAAFSWLVRYR